A window of Thermomicrobiales bacterium contains these coding sequences:
- a CDS encoding undecaprenyl-phosphate glucose phosphotransferase, with product MNPARTQRTVGDSPYWLVVLARIISDAALVFVGFYAAYWLRYSMHVGGEVLPWAYQPFSFFLSKVFMLVVLIVAIFHVRKIYRQPRWTTFLDEAISIANGVTTAMALVVLYSFLQRFYPSRLLFIYAWLLIIALLVGKRLLLRFARERLWMRGIGVDKVLIIGAGRAGERLMQWLLSQPRLGYQVVGFVDEEPPPDDWAIATDRRVIRPRYLGVERDVGALVREYDVDEVIIALPTTSQARIMGIVNQCRAADVEFKLVPDLFELAMDRVNIHDVAGLPLIALKPAEIAGFNYALKRAIDLLVSSVVLVIGAIPMALMVLAIRVDSPGPVLFRQVRVGRNGRHFVCYKFRTMVRDAEQQQSELQKAHNADSRLTKLKDDPRRTRVGKILRRTSLDELPQFFNVLKGEMSVVGPRPPVPAEVAGYDEWHHGRLLVTPGLTGLWQVSGRSNLTFDEMVRLDLYYAENWSPWLDITIMLRTIPAILTARGAY from the coding sequence GTGAACCCGGCCCGCACTCAGCGGACGGTCGGAGACTCGCCGTATTGGCTGGTCGTACTGGCTCGGATCATTTCCGACGCCGCACTCGTCTTCGTGGGCTTTTACGCAGCGTACTGGTTGCGCTACTCCATGCATGTCGGCGGCGAAGTGCTGCCGTGGGCGTATCAACCGTTTTCCTTCTTCCTCTCCAAAGTGTTCATGCTTGTGGTTCTGATTGTGGCGATCTTCCACGTGCGGAAGATCTATCGTCAACCGCGCTGGACGACGTTCCTGGACGAAGCGATTTCTATAGCCAATGGCGTTACCACGGCAATGGCGCTGGTCGTACTCTATTCATTCCTGCAGCGCTTCTACCCATCGCGTTTGCTCTTTATCTACGCCTGGCTGCTGATCATTGCCCTGCTAGTCGGGAAACGGCTGCTCTTGCGCTTCGCGCGTGAACGGCTTTGGATGCGCGGTATCGGCGTCGACAAGGTGCTGATCATTGGAGCAGGCCGCGCGGGCGAGCGCCTGATGCAGTGGCTGCTGAGCCAGCCCCGGCTGGGCTACCAGGTGGTCGGGTTCGTCGACGAGGAGCCGCCGCCCGATGACTGGGCGATTGCGACTGACCGCCGCGTCATTCGACCGCGCTACCTGGGAGTCGAAAGAGACGTTGGCGCGCTGGTGCGCGAATACGACGTTGATGAGGTCATCATCGCCCTGCCGACGACGTCGCAGGCTCGCATCATGGGCATCGTGAATCAATGTCGGGCGGCGGATGTTGAGTTCAAGCTTGTGCCGGACCTCTTTGAGCTGGCGATGGATCGGGTGAACATTCACGATGTCGCTGGTCTGCCGCTGATTGCGCTGAAGCCGGCTGAGATTGCTGGATTCAATTACGCGTTGAAGCGGGCGATTGATCTGCTTGTTTCATCGGTGGTGCTCGTGATTGGCGCTATTCCGATGGCGCTGATGGTGCTGGCGATTCGGGTCGACTCACCAGGGCCTGTTCTGTTCCGGCAGGTCCGCGTCGGGCGCAATGGTCGCCACTTCGTCTGCTACAAGTTCCGAACAATGGTGCGCGACGCGGAACAGCAGCAGTCCGAATTGCAGAAGGCGCATAACGCGGACAGCCGCCTGACCAAGCTGAAGGATGATCCGCGTCGGACGCGGGTTGGCAAGATTCTGCGGCGTACCAGCCTCGATGAGTTACCGCAGTTCTTCAATGTGCTCAAGGGCGAAATGAGCGTCGTCGGTCCGCGTCCGCCGGTGCCGGCCGAGGTGGCCGGGTACGACGAGTGGCACCACGGGCGCTTACTGGTGACACCTGGACTGACCGGTCTGTGGCAGGTGTCGG